From Lycium ferocissimum isolate CSIRO_LF1 chromosome 12, AGI_CSIRO_Lferr_CH_V1, whole genome shotgun sequence, one genomic window encodes:
- the LOC132040610 gene encoding dehydrogenase/reductase SDR family member FEY-like isoform X2: protein MAVRNTNLAHQLIQKWQRNETNSRPLSIDILELDLFSLESVVKFAQEFNSRSEPLHVLINNAGIYSIGQPQKFSKDGYETHLQVNHLAPALLSILLLPSLKRGSPSRIVNVNSLMHVIGFVDSQDMNFLTKKNKFASRKAYSSSKLAQVMFNSMLQKHLPADTNIHVICVEPGAVRTNVTRDLPRILNILYQQMFFFMFDAQQGSRSALFAATDADILKYCRKLKAEEWPVCVFIGCHCLTTKPSKEAYNVGTSHQVWDKTLEMVGLPTDVVDMILQGKEIHCRYGPNNDCVLGGPTRSLMDDRAPSACDAELLFYVNN, encoded by the coding sequence ATGGCTGTGAGAAACACAAATCTTGCCCATCAACTCATCCAAAAATGGCAAAGAAATGAAACAAACTCGAGGCCCCTAAGCATCGATATTTTGGAGCTTGATCTCTTCTCTCTCGAATCGGTTGTAAAATTCGCACAAGAATTTAACTCAAGATCAGAACCCCTGCATGTCCTCATCAACAATGCTGGAATCTATTCTATAGGACAGCCACAAAAATTTTCCAAAGACGGGTACGAAACGCATTTACAAGTGAATCATCTTGCCCCTGCATTACTATCTATTCTGCTTTTGCCTTCTCTAAAAAGAGGCTCTCCAAGCAGAATTGTCAATGTGAATTCCCTTATGCATGTCATTGGCTTTGTTGATTCCCAAGATATGAATTTTCTAACGAAGAAGAATAAATTCGCGAGTCGAAAGGCTTACTCAAGTAGTAAGCTAGCACAAGTGATGTTTAACAGTATGCTTCAAAAGCACCTGCCTGCTGATACTAATATTCACGTGATATGCGTAGAGCCCGGAGCTGTACGCACAAATGTTACGAGGGATCTTCCAAGAATTTTGAATATTCTTTATCAGCAAATGTTCTTTTTCATGTTTGATGCTCAACAGGGTTCAAGAAGTGCACTTTTTGCAGCTACTGATGCTGATATCTTGAAATATTGTCGTAAGTTGAAAGCAGAAGAGTGGCCTGTTTGTGTCTTCATTGGTTGCCATTGTTTGACGACGAAACCTAGCAAAGAAGCATATAATGTGGGAACTTCTCATCAAGTATGGGACAAGACATTGGAGATGGTTGGCCTTCCTACAGATGTTGTTGACATGATTCTTCAAGGAAAAGAAATTCATTGCCGATATGGGCCTAACAACGATTG
- the LOC132040295 gene encoding UDP-glycosyltransferase 73C4-like, translating into MAVLTYHDEQPHFVLFPFMAQGHMIPMIDIARLLAQRGVIVTILLTPLNVIRFNSVIARAIETGLKIHVIHLDFPSLEAGLPEGCENCDMLTSIDMMKNFFIATQMLETQVEELLQNLKPSPNCLISDMCFPWTTKVAKKINIPRIVFHGMCNFSLLCLHNLRDWKLLESISSDTEYFSVPGLPNKVEVTKAQLKAIVDPSNPEWREFGDKMKEAEDQAYGIVVNSFEELEPEYVEGMKKAKGNKVWTIGPVSLCNKDKLDKVERGNRASIGEQHCLKWLDSREQDSVLFVCLGSLSRLPTSQMIELALGLESSKRPFIWVVRHISHEFRKWLNEENFEERVQRQGILIHGWAPQVLILSHTSVGGFLTHCGWNSSIEGISAGVPMITWPLFAEQFCNERFVVNVLKTGVKAGMENPVMFLEEEKVGTQANKDDIKMVIERVMAEEEEAKTRREKAKKLGEMARKAMEEGGSSHLNLTKLIQDVTKQANFGGVKSS; encoded by the exons ATGGCAGTTCTTACTTATCATGATGAGCAACCACATTTTGTGCTTTTTCCTTTCATGGCACAAGGCCATATGATCCCTATGATAGACATAGCTCGTTTATTGGCACAAAGAGGTGTTATTGTCACAATTCTTTTGACACCTTTAAATGTCATTAGGTTCAATAGTGTCATTGCTCGTGCCATAGAAACAGGACTAAAAATTCATGTAATTCATCTCGATTTTCCAAGCTTAGAGGCAGGGCTACCAGAAGGATGTGAAAATTGTGACATGCTTACATCAATAGATATGATGAAGAATTTCTTTATTGCTACTCAAATGCTTGAGACACAAGTGGAAGAGTTGCTTCAAAATTTGAAACCATCACCAAATTGCCTAATTTCTGATATGTGCTTTCCTTGGACGACAAAAGTCGCCAAGAAAATTAATATACCTAGGATTGTTTTCCATGGGATGTGCAACTTTTCTTTGTTGTGCTTACACAATTTGAGAGATTGGAAGTTGTTGGAGAGTATTAGTTCTGATACTGAGTACTTTTCAGTGCCTGGACTTCCTAACAAAGTTGAAGTGACCAAAGCTCAATTAAAAGCCATAGTGGATCCAAGCAATCCTGAATGGAGAGAATTTGGAGACAAAATGAAGGAGGCAGAGGATCAAGCTTATGGAATAGTGGTGAATAGCTTTGAGGAGTTGGAACCAGAATATGTGGAAGGAATGAAAAAGGCCAAAG GTAACAAGGTTTGGACAATTGGTCCTGTTTCGTTATGCAACAAAGATAAACTAGACAAAGTTGAAAGAGGAAACAGGGCCTCAATTGGTGAACAACACTGCCTAAAATGGCTTGATTCTAGGGAACAAGACTCTGTGCTCTTCGTTTGTCTTGGAAGTCTATCGCGCTTGCCAACATCACAAATGATAGAACTTGCACTTGGCTTAGAGTCATCTAAACGACCCTTCATATGGGTCGTTAGACATATATCACATGAATTTAGGAAATGGTTAAATGAAGAGAACTTTGAGGAAAGAGTTCAAAGACAAGGGATTCTAATCCATGGTTGGGCACCACAAGTACTAATATTATCGCACACTTCGGTCGGGGGATTCCTGACACATTGTGGATGGAATTCGAGCATAGAAGGGATATCTGCTGGTGTGCCAATGATtacttggccattatttgccGAGCAGTTTTGCAACGAGAGGTTCGTTGTGAATGTACTCAAGACAGGAGTGAAAGCTGGCATGGAGAATCCAGTAATGTTTTTAGAGGAAGAAAAAGTGGGTACACAAGCGAACAAAGATGACATTAAGATGGTCATTGAAAGAGTAATGGCTGAAGAAGAGGAAGCAAAAACGAGAAGAGAAAAAGCTAAAAAGCTTGGAGAAATGGCAAGAAAGGCTATGGAGGAAGGGGGTTCTTCTCACCTCAATTTGACAAAACTAATACAAGATGTCACAAAGCAAGCAAATTTTGGGGGTGTAAAGTCTAGCTAG
- the LOC132039475 gene encoding uncharacterized protein LOC132039475 — protein MVEKNRLLEADNAGLNEDNVRFISRLGELEATIFQLRSELDSVKADAVKMAKRHRHLESESAKDKEKLRVIEQKIEDRARISDELKSKFEEAAEANDVLQAELESANQIQIVLLGERSELAAKLEKAEANLEESLKDMEAAEARTTILVEYERWKSRRATLEQAQKGLGDLQARINEAKAIEEEAKKALHAESAVSERTVSENSDSNRTG, from the coding sequence ATGGTTGAAAAGAACCGGCTCCTTGAAGCGGATAATGCCGGCCTCAACGAAGACAATGTCCGTTTTATTTCAAGGCTTGGTGAACTCGAGGCCACTATTTTCCAACTTCGAAGCGAACTCGATTCGGTCAAGGCCGATGCCGTGAAGATGGCAAAAAGGCATCGGCATCTTGAATCCGAGAGTGCTAAAGACAAGGAGAAGTTGAGGGTGATCGAACAGAAAATCGAGGATCGAGCCCGAATTAGTGACGAGCTCAAGAGCAAGTTCGAGGAGGCAGCCGAGGCCAATGACGTGCTTCAGGCCGAGCTTGAGTCGGCTAACCAAATTCAGATAGTTCTTCTCGGAGAGCGGTCCGAACTAGCGGCTAAATTAGAAAAAGCCGAGGCCAATTTAGAAGAGTCTCTTAAGGACATGGAGGCTGCCGAGGCTCGTACTACGATTTTGGTCGAGTATGAACGGTGGAAGTCCCGGAGGGCTACCCTTGAACAGGCCCAAAAAGGATTAGGGGACCTCCAGGCTCGGATAAACGAAGCCAAAGCAATCGAGGAGGAGGCTAAAAAAGCTCTTCATGCTGAGTCTGCGGTTTCCGAGCGAACGGTTTCCGAGAACTCCGATTCCAACCGTACCGGGTAG
- the LOC132040610 gene encoding dehydrogenase/reductase SDR family member FEY-like isoform X1, with protein sequence MDSSSTGLGWTEWLEGWCRLTCETLFQKINARHLEDPLPLPPLNGLTCIVTGATSGIGLEIARQLAESGANLVMAVRNTNLAHQLIQKWQRNETNSRPLSIDILELDLFSLESVVKFAQEFNSRSEPLHVLINNAGIYSIGQPQKFSKDGYETHLQVNHLAPALLSILLLPSLKRGSPSRIVNVNSLMHVIGFVDSQDMNFLTKKNKFASRKAYSSSKLAQVMFNSMLQKHLPADTNIHVICVEPGAVRTNVTRDLPRILNILYQQMFFFMFDAQQGSRSALFAATDADILKYCRKLKAEEWPVCVFIGCHCLTTKPSKEAYNVGTSHQVWDKTLEMVGLPTDVVDMILQGKEIHCRYGPNNDCVLGGPTRSLMDDRAPSACDAELLFYVNN encoded by the exons atGGATTCATCATCGACAGGATTGGGATGGACAGAATGGCTAGAAGGATGGTGTCGTTTGACATGTGAGACACTCTTTCAGAAAATCAATGCTAGGCATTTGGAGGACCCTTTGCCTTTGCCTCCTCTCAATGGCCTAACTTGCATTGTCACAG GAGCCACTAGTGGCATTGGACTTGAAATTGCTAGGCAATTGGCTGAGTCAGGGGCAAATCTTGTCATGGCTGTGAGAAACACAAATCTTGCCCATCAACTCATCCAAAAATGGCAAAGAAATGAAACAAACTCGAGGCCCCTAAGCATCGATATTTTGGAGCTTGATCTCTTCTCTCTCGAATCGGTTGTAAAATTCGCACAAGAATTTAACTCAAGATCAGAACCCCTGCATGTCCTCATCAACAATGCTGGAATCTATTCTATAGGACAGCCACAAAAATTTTCCAAAGACGGGTACGAAACGCATTTACAAGTGAATCATCTTGCCCCTGCATTACTATCTATTCTGCTTTTGCCTTCTCTAAAAAGAGGCTCTCCAAGCAGAATTGTCAATGTGAATTCCCTTATGCATGTCATTGGCTTTGTTGATTCCCAAGATATGAATTTTCTAACGAAGAAGAATAAATTCGCGAGTCGAAAGGCTTACTCAAGTAGTAAGCTAGCACAAGTGATGTTTAACAGTATGCTTCAAAAGCACCTGCCTGCTGATACTAATATTCACGTGATATGCGTAGAGCCCGGAGCTGTACGCACAAATGTTACGAGGGATCTTCCAAGAATTTTGAATATTCTTTATCAGCAAATGTTCTTTTTCATGTTTGATGCTCAACAGGGTTCAAGAAGTGCACTTTTTGCAGCTACTGATGCTGATATCTTGAAATATTGTCGTAAGTTGAAAGCAGAAGAGTGGCCTGTTTGTGTCTTCATTGGTTGCCATTGTTTGACGACGAAACCTAGCAAAGAAGCATATAATGTGGGAACTTCTCATCAAGTATGGGACAAGACATTGGAGATGGTTGGCCTTCCTACAGATGTTGTTGACATGATTCTTCAAGGAAAAGAAATTCATTGCCGATATGGGCCTAACAACGATTG